The DNA region GGCAAGGTAGCAAGACCCTTGACTGATTTGACAAAGAAAAACGCTTTTCAGTGGAATAGCGCAGCTCAACAAGCGTTTGATGAACTCAAAGTCAGGCTCACCACTGCCCCTGTACTGGCCCTTCCTGATTTCAATCAAGAGTTTCGCTTGGAGTGTGATGCTTCCGGTGTCGGATTGGGAGCAATCCTTCTTCAGGGGAAGCACCTGATTGCGTATTTCAGTAAGGCTCTCGGGCCACGCAGCTTGGCCAAGTCAGCGTACGAAAAGGAGTTGATGGCAGTGGCCCTCGCCATTCAGCATTGACGGCCCTACCTACTTGGTCGCAAATTTGTAGTCTCAACTGATCAGAAGAGCTTGAAGGAGTTCTTGCATCAGAAGATAGTCACTGGAGACCAACAGAACTGGGCAGCGAAGTTATTGGGATATAACTTCGACATCGAGTACAAATCGGGTAAGTCCAATCGCGGCGCCGATGCTTTGTCGCGAGTGGAGGAAACAGGGGAATTCAATACGTTGGTTTCTTATCCTTTCTGAGCATAACAGAAATTGATTCAGGAGGAGGTACCCGGAGACGAACGCTTGATGAAGATAATCAAGGACTTGGAAAAAGACACCCAAGCTCATCCCGGTTACAAGGTAATCCAAAACACCCTGTTTTAGCATGAGCGTTTGGTTCTGTTCAGTTCATCTATTTACATACCCAAAATGATCCAAGAATTTCATACTACGCCTCAAGGAGGCCATTCTGGGTTCCTACGCACATATAGACGTTTGGCAGCAAATCTGTATTGGTTGGGAATGAAGAACACCATCCAAGAATTTGTCAGGAATTGCGATACTTGTCAACGACACAAGTATTTGGCAGCGTCCCCCGCGGGTCTCATCCAACCCTTACCGATTCCTAGCCAGATATGGGAAGATGTCTCGATGGACTTCATCACCGGGTTGCCACGCTCCAAGGGATATGAAGCCATTTTTGTGGTTATCGATCGCCTTACGAAGTATGCCCACTTTATCCCAATTAAGCATCCCTACACTGCGAGGAGCATGGCAGAGTTGTTTGGAAAGGAAATTGTGCGTCTCCATGGTATGCCTTCGTCCATTATCAGCGATCGTGACCCCTTGTTTATTAGTCATTTCTGGAGGGAGATTTTCCGATTGCGGGGCACCCAATTGAAGCTCAGCTCCGCGTATCACCCAGAAACTGATGGACAAACGGAGATTGTCAATCGTTGCTTGGAGACTTATCTCCGATGTTTCTCCGCTGACCAACCCAATACCTGGGCAACTTGTCTTCATTGGGCGGAGTATTGGTTCAATACTACTTATCACTCAGCGACACAAATGACTCCTTTCGAAGCTGTGTATGGGAGAAAGCCACCAGTCCTCACCCGTTGGGTTTTTGGAGAAACCATAGTGGAGGCTGTGCAACGTGAGCTCCAAGATCGTGATAAAGCCTTGCGTCAATTGAAGGATCATTTGTGCACAGCACAAGCACGCATGAAGGCGCATGCCAATGCTAAGCGACGGGACCAATCGTTTGAGGTTGGTGAATGAGTCTTCATGAAGCTGAGAGCTCACTGACAATTATCTGTCGTGAACAGGGTTCATGCGAAGCTTGCCCCTCGTTACTATGGGCCTTATCCCATCACTGAGAGAATCAGGGCAGTAGCGTATCGACTGAAGCTTCCTGAGGGCTCTCGTGTTCACCCTGTTTTCCATGTCGCGCTGCTCAAGAAAGCTGTTGGCAATTATGCGGTTGAAGAGGAGCTGCCTGAGCAGTTGGATGGCGATGAGTTCCCGAGTATCCAACCTTTCCAAATTATGGCTCATCGTATAGTGCTACGCCATAGAATTGATGTGGCCCAAGTTCTAGTTCAGTGGCAGGGGCAAACTCTTGAAGAGGCCACGTGGGAAGACAGAGTTACCATTCAAAGTCAGTTCCCAGCCTTCAACGTTGAGGACAAGGTTGTTGTTGAAGGAGGAGGTAGTATTGTTAGGCCAGATAATACAATTGGGTCGTTAGTGCACAAAGGGAATGGGCCTAAGGTTTGGCACATATATTCTAGAAGGGGAAAAGGAATCTCCAAGGAGCCACCTGTGATATGTTCCCAACAGATTGGAGAGTGAGAGAATGAGACGGTTAGTGAGCTGTTAGTGATTGTAACTGCAGTGGCGGAGCCAAGATTTTTGTGGAGCCTGGGCAAGATTAAGTCTAAGCCTAACTACTGCCCACACCTGACGTGTgcttcagattttttttttttttaaattgcgATTAAGGTTGCGGTTGCAGGTGTTCCGGTTGCGGGCATTGTGGTGTTGCAGCGTGAATAGGCTATTGCAATGACAAATATGTCTCATTCTCAATTAAACACCCAACTCAAACATATAGGTCTCCATAGTTATCAGATTTGCTATACGCACCGGTACGAGTACGAGTACGTGAAAATAtaaattctattttctttctccCATTGTCCCACTCCCACTCCCACTCAATCCACTAATCTCATAATTGTTTCAAATAAAAGTATCtggaatatgaaaaaaaaagatgataaaagatcaattaatatattttgatAATGAGATCAACTACGTAACAAAAAAAGAATTGAAAGATAAAGACTATCAGATACGTAACAACAAACAAAACCATAGACACACATTAATCTATACTAGATACAAAGCACAAGTTCTTAAGGACGACAAAAATCCTAGGTGTCATCTTCTCAGAACCTCTCCACGCGTCAGTTTATTGGAGTGTTTCAATTTCAAGCCCTTTTAGTCTTCAGCTTAGCATAACAAGTTAATCTCGGATTTCCCCACTGCGTTGCCCACAGAATTGCTCACTGTCAATTATGGGTCTCGCTGGTACATATGTTGGGGAaggatttgaatttcaaatatatTGGTTGTACCCCATTTTTTCGACGGTGTTTCACTTCAAAACGCGCTTAGCTTCAGTCACAAATCGAGTCATTTGATAGCTATGGATGTTGTTTTCCATGACGTTTTCCCCGCAGAACTCACCGTCACTGGCGACATGTACAGTTGCAGCTTCAACCACCCCACCATCGACAACCACCACAATAACAACATCAACGGCTTAGATTCCATCATCCGCGCCGCTGATTGCTTCGACACCAACCAGCTCCAACCGGAAAGCCCCTTCAGTGAGCAGCGTTTCACTACAAAGACGCGCTTCAGTCCTTTTCTCCGGTTCGAACTCGCCGCCATTCAAACTTCTTTTACTCTTCCTGTTCCGGAAACGAACCCtcttctctgttctgttctcgACTTCGGCATTCACCTCACCTTACTTCTCGGCTAACGGTGGCGCCAGATCATAAACGGTGCTTCCAAAAAATCCATCGGTAAgatcttctcctcctcccttTGTTTTCATAGATCAGAACAATAGAGAGAGAGTCGGAATGGCCCGTGCAAACATGTTTCTTTAATTGATCCTGATTTTTTATGAACTGTTATTATTACACGAATTTGATAAATTATGAGGGTTTTGTATGTATTATTTGGTATTGATATTGTTCATTCTTTTCACCAGATACCTTAACTGTGTTACTTTGGAGTTGGAGGTTTGCAAGTTTTATCTGTATCAGATTTGAGTTTATTCCTCCTATCTTTTGCACATTTATATTTGGTCATTTACTTCTTTCAACCCTGTTTGTTCTTATTTTTCAGAGATCAGAACGAGAGAGAAATAAGGGCTTGAAGATGGAAGATGGTGAATTGTGAAACCTTCCCATGAACTGTATTGTCCTCTTTGTTGTTGAACAATCCATTTTTCTCAACCTTTTTGATTTCTTTCGTTCTAACTTTGCCGGCTTTTTCCATATGATAGAGATGCACATATTGAAAGCATTGTAATATAACATTGTAGATCGATAAATTCTTACCTGTCAATGAAGGAATCATGAGTGTTAATGATGCTAATGCTACTCGAGTTGCCATTTTCAGAGACAGGGAAAAAAATCGAAGTGATCCAGATTATGACCATAGCTATGGAAGGTGAGTTCTATCACTGTACCATGAATTTAATGCTACCTATGTCATTCACAGAGCTTTATCATTTAATTTGTAAGCCTTTTTATTCTCTTATGACTATGAATGAGAACTGTGACATATAATTGTTGACGATTGTTATCTTAAACCTTCCCATGAACTCCAATGTCCTCATTGTCCTCGAGAGTTATATTCGAGCAGTATTCCAAATACCCCCACAGGATTAAACAGCTTCTTCCGGTAATAAGAGAGGTCATAGAACTAGCGAGATGAACTTAATCATTTTTCAGTACTTAGCCTATACACAATTTTATTAGAACTGTGGAAGTGCTCAATTTATTACTGAGGAAGTAACGATTTAAAAGGTCTGAAAAATGATAGCAGTCTTGCATATAGGATTCATGAACATAGTAACTCAAAGTTTAGAGATCACACTAACATAGTACAAGAAAAGTGAACTCTATTGATTAATTCATACCATCTGTTTGTATGTGTGTTTGCAGTAAAATTGGGTCCTAAACTGTCTGAGACTCTGAAAGGTAAGTTGAGTTTGGGTGCTAGGATTATACAAGAAGGAGGgagagaaaacattttcaagcATGTTTTTGGGATGCAAGAAGAAGAGAAACTCTTGAAGGCCTCTCAATGTTATTTATATACCACAGCTGGTCCTATTGCTGGAATTCTCTTTATCTCCACTAAAGAAGCTGCATTTTGCAGTGAAATGCCCACATCGTTCTGTTCTGAAGCTGGAGAGATAGTTAAAGCACCTTACAAGGTAAATCTTGAAACCAAATTAACTTTAAGCTCAAATGAATCAGttcatataaattataattgCTATTTTTCTGATAGCAAGGTTGCTGTTATGTATGCAGGTTTTGATACCAATTGAGAAGATAAAAGAGGTGAATGAAAGCATGAATGTGAACAAGTTAGAACAGAAGTACATAGAAATAGTGACTAAGGATGGCTCTGAATTTTGGTTTATGGGGTTTTTACGGAATGAGAAGGCTCCCAGGAATCTCAAGAGAGCTGTTTCCATGGGAAATTGTTGTAAATAGGGGAGATTGAATATTGTAGTTAAGAGTCTCTGGATGTTTGAGATATACATCTAGTAGcttgattttaggaaaaagtttGCAACTTTGAATGGGATCTTAAGCTCTTGCTTTATCCCTTATTAGTTTGTGATCATTATAAAACTGAAATATGTGTCTTAAGTTAATATATGAATAGGAAATTAAAAGAGCACAATGGGCTCTATAAACCTCCATTATGTGTGAGATTCGGGTAGAGGGGAGGTGCCCACATCGTAGATCTAACGTAGGTAGTCTTACCTTGCATTTTTGCAAGAGGTTGATTTCATGGTTCGAACTTATGATCGCAAAGTCACATGATAGCAACCATACCGTTGCGTCGAGGCTCGCCCTCATGATtaggaaattaaataaaagaaagaaaaaaagatgatAAAGTGGGTTTGATCATTGATCATTGATCAATTAGTTAATTTCATCGCAAAATGTGCACAAAATCTTACAAAGGCATTTATTTTGCATAACATGAATGAAATTCATGTCATTGCTCATTACCAATAGAAAAGCCTAGTCTCATTTGActaattttattcaatttttcttaGCTTAGGATTGGTGAGAACTTAAGCTCTTTTGAACATAATTCTGAATGGAGGAACTTGATCACTAAGAGCCAAATGCTTATTCCCACCATAGTCATATATCCCAAGTTCCCTGCACAGTGTTTGGCATTTGCATACTGAGGGACAGAAAGAAAACACATAGTCCTTGTCAGCTTTCTCAATCTTGAACCAATTGACAATGGTGTCAATACCTGGATTGCCTTCAACACCACCAGTAGCTGTTAGAAAAATGAACAGGCTTGATCGTGATGGAAATCACTTttcttaaagtatttcaagcactctctgaattttgtcttagagtttggatgcaagaatacccaggataatcagccttgattcgagtttgcacaagactaatgaaaactcgaaatgaAGGGAAGTGGTTTTCTGGAAAATCAGAGATATGATTGTGAATAATGAATTCTGAATATGCAttgtatttataggcaaaaacaaAACAATGTATGGCAAAAACAGAACAATGTATAAGGTTGCGACCATTCATAAATTGTATCTGTTACCAACAGATGTGTCTGTTACCAATAGTTGCAAAAATCCGAATTCAAAAACGAGCAAAACAAACGGACGTTACGGAAACGCCGTCGTGCTCAAGTGCTCAAGTGTCGTGCCGTCTACAAGAcgccactagcgcctctacgcccacACCAGTGTCGCCGCCGACGAGGGGTGGTGTGAAtggaacatgtgacataaaagcttgggaccaccaaaccatgcacatgtagcactatatcctctctttgtctctttgttgaatggttggcatttaatgatatataaatgctttgaaaagttgctccactttctatgtgggacttcattcaaatccattcaatgcaacacatttgtcattttggaacactatataattattactccttgagtaaATATTACAACAGTAGCCAAAAACCACACCCCACTTAACTCTTTGAGAAGCTTCCACACTGGGGCTTTGGCACAAGTAGTTTTTGTTAGAGAGGACTTGATGTTGAGATCAGTTGAGGTGAGGATGACACCATCTTTAGCATTGTAGGGTGTGAAGGTAACTGACTGGCCTTTTAAGACTTCAAGCTTCTCTTGTACCACATGAAGGGGGCATGTGTTGTGGTTGATGTTACCACTGCTTGTAAGTGTTAACCCTCCACCTTTGCCTCTTAAGACAGGTAAGATGTAGTACTTGACACCTGTTCTCAGTTTCTGGCCTGAGATGTCAAGCACTGGTTCAGGTGCTGCTGTAGAAGCTATGCCAATCAAGAATTCTGTACTGAAGGCAAAACAAATTATGGTAAATGCTAATAACTGTgaggtcttcatttttctcttGGGTTGTAAGAATAGATGTGACTGTTTCTGTATATAGATGAGGAAAGAGGAGCATCTATTTATAGGGCTTAGTGGGGAACATGAGTTATGTGTGTCCAAGATCAATTTGGACAAGGGTGATATTTTCATATAGCTAGGATTgggagaaagcattgactttggtTAGTGGATTGTAGGTCATACTTAAAAAATAAGTATATTACTAAAATCCTTTTTTATGTAATTGTAGTCAGAAAAAGGTTCATGGAAGATATCAAGGTGCACATGTATATCTTTTCCTTTCCCACCAACAGGCCAATCTTATCCCTTAGCAATTTAAACACATTATGAAAGAAATTATGCTATTATGGTATCACTTAGCATATTCAGATTTCTTTCGCtaattttattcttatttttctcaaaatatGTCAGTTTATGATGGAATTGAGGTATgaagaaattatttttcatataccGGACCAGATGTGAAATACGTGTTGATTAGATATAATACACGTGCGTTGCACGTGtttattttcaatatttttaacaTTATTTGAATGTTTTTATAGgataaataaa from Lotus japonicus ecotype B-129 chromosome 2, LjGifu_v1.2 includes:
- the LOC130736759 gene encoding putative GEM-like protein 8, with translation MDVVFHDVFPAELTVTGDMYSCSFNHPTIDNHHNNNINGLDSIIRAADCFDTNQLQPESPFSEQRFTTKTRFSPFLRYLNCVTLELEIDKFLPVNEGIMSVNDANATRVAIFRDREKNRSDPDYDHSYGSNDLKGLKNDSSLAYRIHEHIKLGPKLSETLKGKLSLGARIIQEGGRENIFKHVFGMQEEEKLLKASQCYLYTTAGPIAGILFISTKEAAFCSEMPTSFCSEAGEIVKAPYKVLIPIEKIKEVNESMNVNKLEQKYIEIVTKDGSEFWFMGFLRNEKAPRNLKRAVSMGNCCK
- the LOC130735512 gene encoding kunitz trypsin inhibitor 5-like; this translates as MKTSQLLAFTIICFAFSTEFLIGIASTAAPEPVLDISGQKLRTGVKYYILPVLRGKGGGLTLTSSGNINHNTCPLHVVQEKLEVLKGQSVTFTPYNAKDGVILTSTDLNIKSSLTKTTCAKAPVWKLLKELSGVWFLATGGVEGNPGIDTIVNWFKIEKADKDYVFSFCPSVCKCQTLCRELGIYDYGGNKHLALSDQVPPFRIMFKRA